From Numida meleagris isolate 19003 breed g44 Domestic line chromosome 4, NumMel1.0, whole genome shotgun sequence, the proteins below share one genomic window:
- the LOC110398141 gene encoding zinc finger protein 638-like, with the protein MLVVDEVLEDEELMAEVAKDPRGLVTPRARGGGGGPGSRRGGGGPPGSASEERDLKPEPLVTVDEIGEVEELPLNEPTGLSVEDGLKQKEEEEEEEEEEPGDSTSCPVPEDPSALVTVDELHEEHEDSAMVTLDEVHDDDEDFLADFNRLKEELNFVTVDEVGEEDEEEEEEDERALPGENPKEGRGDEDVAAAVGPEQEAAAVPGPDEEDIVAVAGPEEMEILGGTHPEEEDVGTTSKGKGLDYLLPKAGFFCQICSLFYSDETSVKNHCRTALHQQNAERFMATQKEEESGGAEHGPR; encoded by the exons ATGCTGGTGGTGGACGAGGTGCTGGAGGACGAGGAGCTGATGGCCGAGGTGGCCAAGGACCCGCGGGGGCTGGTGAC GCCCCGcgcccgggggggggggggggggccgggctcgaggcggggggggggcggCCCCCCCGGCTCCGCTTCGGAGGAACGGGATTTGAAACCGGAGCCTTTGGTGACGGTGGATGAGATCGGGGAGGTGGAGGAGCTGCCGCTCAACGAGCCCACGGGGCTGAGCGTGGAGGACGGGctgaagcagaaggaggaggaggaggaggaggaggaggaggaacccGGGGACTCAACGTCCTGCCCGGTGCCCGAGGACCCCAGCGCTTTGGTGACGGTGGACGAGCTCCACGAGGAGCACGAGGACAGCGCCATGGTGACGCTGGACGAGGTGCACGACGACGACGAGGATTTCCTGGCGGATTTCAACCGcctgaaggaagagctgaactTTGTGACGGTGGATGAGGTTggggaggaggatgaggaggaggaggaggaggacgaaAGGGCTTTGCCAGGGGAAAACCCCAAGGAAGGTCGAGGCGATGAAGATGTCGCCGCTGCTGTGGGACCAGAACAAGAAGCGGCTGCGGTTCCAGGACCTGACGAAGAGGACATTGTCGCTGTTGCGGGGCCAGAGGAGATGGAAATTCTGGGTGGTACGCATCCAGAAGAGGAGGACGTCGGTACAACCTCCAAGGGAAAAG GGCTGGATTACCTGCTCCCCAAGGCCGGCTTCTTCTGCCAGATCTGCTCTCTGTTCTATTCGGACGAGACGTCGGTGAAGAACCACTGCCGCACCGCGCTGCACCAGCAGAACGCGGAg AGGTTCATGGCCAcgcagaaggaggaggagagcggGGGGGCAGAGCACGGCCCCAGGTGA